ataatggcATATCACCTTACACCTTGTTAGAATGGCCAGCATTTGGAAGGCAAGAAatacaagtgttggtgaggatgtagagaaaagggaaatttttgTGCATGTtagtgcagtttttttttttttcacatacttAAGTCTTTTGTTAACTGGAAATAGTACAGaaggaatttttattaaaatttatatttccaaTCCATCATAATGTCTGACAGGTATATGTTTCATACTTAAAGtaatttaattgaaatttaatatgtttaaatattctttttttaggtCTAAATATTCTGATGCTTGATCAATGTGATATGTATTTCTAGTTAATATATCTACTATGCAGacatatttgccttttttttcaaaatcaaaacACTAGGCATGCTTGAAAATTTATGGCAGTCCATCattttgtgtatttatataaCAACAAATTACATAAACTAAGTTCCACATGGGTGTTTGGATTCAATGGTGTTGAAAGATCATTGatttaatgattttcttttctggacTCATTTCCGGTAGAGGTACTTGATTAGTGAATGATGTTAGTGGAgtatttttttagaaatattaatatattattgtaaaaaatgatattatttaatttattctcatttttgttgagatataattgacataaaacactgtattagttttgcaaCCTAAAAGTTAGCTAACTTATTATGGTAATCCTATTACCATATTATCTATTACCATAATAAGCTAGTTAACTTTTTATCACCAGATAcagctacaatttttttttcttgtgatgggaatttttaagatttactctctggGCAACTCTCAAATATACAGTACACTGTATagcattgttaactatagtcactatgctGTCTATTATACTCCAGaacttatcttataactggatgtTTGCACTTTCTGACCACCTTTACCTGTTTTGCCAGTCTCCTGTCATCCTTTTCCCCCTGTGCCCAGCctttggcaaccactaatctgttttctgtatctatatgtacagttttttaagattctacatgtaagtgaagtcatacagtatctttctctgcctgatttaTTTCTCCTAGCCTTTAAGTTCCATCCATTTTTTTTTGCAAGTGACagaatcttattttttaatggctaaataatattccattgtgtatacacatacacacacacaccccacacattttctttatctgttataTTTATTTGCTGAGGCAAAGACAGTGGTTCCTAAATGTTAACCATATAATATTCAAACACATGAGGTGTTTTCTTATAGTGCCTTTCACACAGTAagcatttcatatatattttcttattgattGTTTAATCTGGTTTCTGTTTACCAATACAGTTTTGATCTACTTAAAGGCTATTTACTTGTACCTTTCATTCTAAAAACCATCCATTCTGGTTTTTAGCCTCCATACTTTATCACACCATTTTCACTTGAATGTTTTCTGCTATATTCAGATATTACAGAATCTTTAGAGTTTAATTCTAGTGCCATCTACTTcataaatatatttccatttcctCCTAATCAGACTTATCCATTACTTTCCTGAGAGTCTTTGTACTTACCATTAGTTAAGCAGTTTAACACTTAAACTTCAGTAGTTTGGGTGTAGATATCCTCTAATTGTATTACGTAATGTTGTTTTCTCAAACAGATAAGATGGTATCATTTTTGCTTATATGCCTAATTCTCCATTTTAATTTGTAATACAGGGATCGGGAAGCACAAAATCAATTCTGTCAGATTCATCATTTGTTTACCTTAGGAAGTTCTGGCTTCAAGTGACAGCCTGGCACCCAGCACTGTCCTATTTTGGAAACACTCCCCACCAGGGATATCCACTACTGTTTGTTTTATGCTGAGATGAAGATAGTGAAGCTAAATTTAGTAAATCAGTGAAAGAAGTGACAGGAAAATAGGGAGCTCTTATaatatccattttaaatttaagaaaacgaAGACTtagaaacattaattttttttctcaaggtAATTTTGAGATTAGGTGTATGTAGTCTTCCGAGTCCTAGTCTAATATTTGTATCATACATTTGTTCCCTCCAATTAACTTTTTATATTACTTTAAGAATATTAACACTGTGCTAGCAGAGCATTTAAGTTAGATGACTAGAGCATATGTGGTAAATTCTTGTAAGTATGATGTGAGACTTGGTTAAGAAAGTAACCCTTGTTcaaatttaattacatttttttaatcattaatgtTAATTACACTTATCAGTTACATTTTCAAGTGACATATTAGTATACAAATGTGAGGTCAGGCTtactaaattataaaaattctgGTTAGTTTATAGAAACTCAATGTACCTAAAGGATTTATTGTAATTTAATGTAAATTCCAACTATATGCACATTTATTATTGAGAAATAAAAGGGAGATTAAGTATTTGAAATTTTGGTTTAATTTGGGACCCAAATGCAGAATagatttaagaagaaaataaaagtagttaAATAAGAAAGTAAACAATCATAACATAATATGTAATTTTCTGCTGAgtccattattattatattttttggtATACTTAGATAATTGAAGATAGCAAAGAATGTATTTCTTAATGCTACTAACTATAAACTGTACTAAGTTAAGAGCAAACTTAACACAGAACTTAAATTCTCTCTGTGAAAAATTTTTATGAGCTAGTGAACTGTTTCTGAAGTCAACTGTAAAAAGGTATTATGTGGACAATAAGAATATCTACACTATTCTAGATAATATTGAGTGTATTTTATGTGAGTcattgggggcttccccagtagctcagcacttgagaatccgcctgcaatttgggagacccagctttgatccctggatgccctggaggagagcatggcaacccactccactattcttgcctggagaatcccatggactgaggaacctggcagctTTAGtctacagggctgcaaagagttggacatgagtgaagtgactgagtatgcatgctTGCAAGTCATTACTGTCCTCACTGAGAACGTAAAAATTATCCAGTGACTCttcctttttcacattttaagaaTTATGAAATGATACAAGAGAAAACATTATGTTACTTTGAGTACAGCAATGTATCCTTCCAAATCTATCTAgattataattattaaataaagattATAAGTACTAAATAATGGTATCCTTTAGAGATAGGTatcaaataatagaaaatatcaaaatttaactcaaatgtcATTGCCTTTcccataaaatattaaatactgtatcatactaaatgaaaactaaaatattatTCCTTTTATGAAATTCCACTATGTACAAATATTACATTTCTCAAAATTTATGTAAATTCCATGATTCTGTAGATCTATGTCAAAAGCCTACCTAATCTCaaagtttcatattttcttttcattgagaTTAAGACAATCATGAAATAAATCtttcatgaatgaatgagaaatgaATAAAACTTGGTTGTCACCTTTAAAATCCCTTAATTGGTGTCTTCTCACTCTTTTGTATCATGATAAAGAGGTAATAGACTTAAGTTACAAAGACCTTTTACTcaagaaaatgataataatgtCATAATCAGAGGCATAAAAAGTAGGATGATTATAATATTGTTTGCATCCACAAAATGTCTGCCTACAGGAATTAATATGTTAATTAACCTCTGTGATCTAGGGATTCCTTGCCTCACTAAAAGTGAAAGGCAATTAGAAAGCATTTTATTGCCTTATCCATGCTAACTTTTTTCCTATGACTTCCAGTTTCTCTTCAGTGTTGTAAATTTAACTctcatcagcttcttcagtgcaTCTTTCATGTCCTTATTTCTTAAGGTGTAAATGAGAGGGTTGAGACTTGGAGTGATGATGGTGTAAAAGAGGGTGAGGAACTTACCCTGCTCTTTGGAGGCATTGTTACCTGGTTGCAGGTAAAGGTAGATAATAGTTCCATAGAAGATGGACACTACGGTGAGATGAGATCCACAGGTATTAACTGCTTTTCTCTGGCCTGCTTTTGGCTTCATTCTCAGCACAGCTTTGGCAATGTAGCCATAGGATATAAGAATGAGGATGAGTGGTGTAAGGACAATGACAATGCCTAAAGCAAAAACAGACATTTCAACTGCTGTGGTGTCTATGCAGGCTATCTTGACCATAGCTGGCAACTCACACAAGAAATGATCCAgaaggttgtttccacatctaggCAAATTCAGGGTGAGTGTACATAATACCAGAGAATTGGCCAGACTAATACTCCAGACTGTGATAACCATCTTGAGGCATAAATGTGGGTTCATGATGACCAAATAATGCAAGGGCTTACAGATAGCTGTAAAACGATCATAGGACATAACAGCTAGGAGAAGGCACTCGATGGAGCCAAACCACATGTAAACATAGAGCTGAATGACACAGCCCACATAGCTGATGGTCTTATCATGTCCCCACAAGTTAACCAGCATCTGGGGTACGATGCTGGTTGTGAAACATAGATCTAGGAGAGATAAATTCCGGAGGAAAAAGTACATTGGTGTGTGGAGATGGGAATCCAGGAGAGATGCAAGAATGATGGCTGTGTTACCGACCAAGGTAATTAAGTAGAAGACAATGACAACTCCTGACAGGACCATCTCCAGTTTGGGATGGTCAGAGAAGCCAAGCAGAATGAAGCCGTGTAGAGAAGTACAATTTCTTTGGTCCATAATCCTTCAGTGTCAAATCCTAGAATGAGAAGAGCAAGAGAAAGaggagtggaggagagagaggaaagggttaaaggaagtggtggtggtggaggaagagaagaagaagaagaaaaaaagaaggaaattggtCAACATAGACTAAGTAAATTAATGAAATACAGGCGTAAACAAAAGGGGagaatttatattaattaatCATTGAAAAAATTAACGGTAAAAGTGTTGCCCAACTAACCTGGTATTTGTGGtagtttcttttataaataaataaatttaaatttaatattatatcaataataaatgacatttaacattatatttaataaatatttattatatattacaatataaataTCATGATAAACAATATTAACTAGATAATAATTTTCATGTTATATTAaacttaatattatattttaatgtacattaaaaataaatacatctaatatttttataattaaatttatttatttttaactgaaagggaattgctttacattattgtattgttttctgccaaacatcaacatgaatcagccataggtatacctatgtcccctccctcttgaacccccccaaaataaataaatttaatattatatttaatatataaatttactattatatttttatctAGATGACCTTGGGAGTTCACTCTTAAACTCAAGGTCTGAATTTTCTCACATGTTAATTTGGAGTTTGAACTAGAATTATTTCTAAGATGATGTGACTCTATGATGTCACTTCTAAAATGTCACTAGTGTGATATAGGAAACTTACTCCTAAttgagtgaagaggagctaaaaagcctcttgatgaaagtgaagaggagagtgaaaaagttggcttaaagctcaacattcagaaaatgaagataatggcatctggtcccatcacttcatgggaaatagatggggaaacaggaaaaacagtgtcagactttatttttttgggctccaaaatcactgcagatggtgactgcagccatgaaattaagagacgcttactccttggaagaaaagttatgactaacctagatagcatattgaaaagcagagacattactctggcgattaaggtctggctagtcaagactatggtttttcctgtggtcatgtatggatgtgagagttggactgtgaagaaggctgagcaccgaagaattgatgcttttgaactatggtgttggagaagactcttgaaagtcccttggactacaaggagatccaaccagtccattctgaaggagatcagccctgggatttctttggaaggaatgatgttaaagctgaaactccagtactttggccacctcatgccaagagttgactcattggaaaagactctgatgctgggagggattgggggcaggaggagaaagggacaacagaggatgagatggctggatggcatcacggactcgatggacttgagtctgagtgaattctgggagatggtgatggacagggaggcggtgatggacagggaggcctggcgtgctgcgattcatggggtcacaaagagtcggacacgactgagtgaactgaactgacctgactccTAATTGAGTCAGTGAATATACTTGTAACACATAATTATTTGGCTTATGTTGGAATGAAGGAGTGGTCTTATTTCCATATCTTGTTTACTAATTTGATTTATACCTTTTTTACCCCCAGTGTATTATGTAGTAGATCTGGCATTTATCCTTAGtacctttatttttcttaattcaaTACCTAATATAGCACCAAAACTGGTACATTGTTCATACAAAAGTATCTGTTAACCATTctgtcactttaaaaaatgtcCTCTATCACACTCTAATTCAAAAAATTACCATTCTGATTAATGATAATGACAATGAGAAGGTTGTACAAATGAGTAGGGAGGGCATGTATGGGAAATATCTATACCTTTCTCTCAGTTTTGCTATAAACTTGAAACTGCTCTTTAAAAAGttgaataaaaagataaaaaacttAGAGAAATACATTAATGAAAATTAACAGTTAAATATCAAACTAGTGATGCTATCTTTTTGTCTAGGACAAgttgtgttgtttgtttcttatgccatttcaaatatatttcttgaatattttgaagaaattacTTCAAACTGTGGCCATGATTCACAAGTGAACACATTCAGGACACTAACTGGTAGGCTAGTTGAAATAGTTAAGAGAGTCATTTGGTGATTTCCTCAGAATTAACTTTCCAAGAATCATTTGAGTCTAGGTTTTGCCGTTGACCAAGTTGgatagtaagaaaaaaattaatgtattgtAAGTCTTCACATACCATTTGAGTTCTATAATGTCTAATTAGGGGGATGAATCAGCAATTAATGCTTATTTTCTTGACAGATGTTGTTTATGTAATTGTGCCCAAACTCTGAATAAGGCAGAACTTCAGTTAAAATATAtggataaaaaaatgaaaattctttaaaaattaaagacagtgaaggacttccctggtggtctattAGTGAAGACTccaggctgccaatgcaggggggcctggagttgatccctggttagggaactagattaCATGACACAACTAGAATATCCCAAATGCcataatgaagactgaagattccatatgccacaactaagtcctggcacagccaaataaataaatattaaaaaattaaagacaatgcAGTTAATTTCTTAACTATTTCCATTATTACTCTAGCCTTCAAAGATTAATTTAGGAGGGGAAAACATCCTTCTACCTATTAAAAATATGACATAGGAAATCTTCAGATAATTTTTCATGAACGTGAGGAGATTTAGAAATGGATAAAAAATCTGAGTCCTTTCTAGCTCTACAGTTTTCATgaataaaatactgtattttattttcaatttaatcTACAGTTCCCTCTTATTTTTTAAACGCTGGAGCAAAATGTCTAATATCACAAATCAAAAACAGTATCAGGATTACAACCTTCcaaaattgtgaatcattatGCTCTACACCTGGAACGTATCATATTGtacatcaaccatacttcaaaaaAAGCAATAACATCATGTCCTAACttagagaataaatttaatcTTTTCTTCATAATAGAGATTAAAAAGGAGAATTTCTCTACAGAGATTTACAATATCTATTTGTTCTTAACATTCTCAAAGAAAGAAGGATCAGAACTTACAGATCtaaattctctttttcttcccacaAGTTGTTTTTCAGGCACACTATTTTCCAAGAGATATTAAAGATTAATGTCTGTGATCCAGAGAGAGTTCCCCTGATATTCTGTTTCTTGACCAGTGTGGAGCCCACACTGTGGACAATAGATCCTGTGGACATTTGCTCTCCAGGGCTGCAGCTTactcatgttttccctgcactgccactgTGAATTCTGTTTCGCCTGATGTGTGTTAAGGTATAGATTCTCAACGGTACTCCTCCCCCTTGAATATGTGACTTCAGGTGAGGGGATGAAACTTGTCAGAAATTCTTACTACTTATTCTGACTTCAAAACAACATGCAAATAGGTCTTTGCCCTAGAGAAACTTTATAAAAAGCAGCTATTAGTTCATTATTGTGAACATATTGGACAAAGTTTCCCAATGTTGCCTGAAAACCTAGATCATCAAGATTTTCTAAGCCATCCAGACTACATCCAGCTGAGTAAAGTATCATAGAAAAATCCTGTAAATAAAACAGTTTCAGAATTAGAAAATACTCTTTTATTAGGAGAAATTTAATAAATGCAAGTTATTTGCTATGAAAAAAACCATAAGATAACCATAagatgaggaaagaggaaaatgtttatttagatatatttttttctctaggtAGTGAACATATTACAAATAAACTTGGCTGTTAAATAACGTGCATTTCTAACACTCAAATTATAACATGTATTAATCTTACCATTACTAGCACATAttgatttggaaataaaattgttGCAGCAGATATCATTTAAATGACCTTAAATAGTTATCTAATGGCCAAAGTAATCTGTAAAAGAGAAGATATTCAATTTGCAAAGCcctagttggtgatggacagggacgcctggcgtgctgcgattcatggggtcacaaagagtcagacacaactgagtgactgaactgaacttaactgaaacaGTAAGTTGAGTTTCATAAGATCAATATTTTCATTCAACTCTAATGTGCCTTTGTCTTGATGACCATGATAAGTAATTCAAATATTTCAGTATAATGATTCTGCTTATGTCTTGGAGGTCACTATTTAAACCTTTGATTCTGGATTGAGTAGTAtttatagcattttaaaatgagTTGGCTCATGGTCTTAAACTGTAAGAACTCCCTTGAATTAAAATTACATACCACCAAtaattactttaataaaatacataagcGAAAATTGACTGCCTCATGATATGTACACGTTTAAATGTTATGATTCTCATCTCTGAGTCATAAAACAGTTTAAATTATTTGCCTCTGTATAATAGTAATCTTTATAttctatatttgaaaaatagtatAGTGTAAAACATATGGAGTAAGATGTTCTAGACTGAAATCCTGTGTTTCTAGTTATCAACTGTGTGAACTTGGGAATATTGCTTAACTTTTTGGTGATCAGATTTCTTATCTATAACAGAGAGATAGTAATACTTACTTTAAAGGGTTAGTATGGGGGTTAGATAAATTTAGTGtatgtaaaatattataatacTGGTTAGCACACAATAAGCATTCAAACAAGTATTAGCTATTACTACTTCAATCAATTCAGGGGGAAGTatgctccttggactgcaaagagatcaaaccagtcaatactaaaggaaatcagtcctgaatattcattggaaggatggatgctgaagctgaaactccaatactttggcctgatgatatgaaaaactgactcattggaaaagaccctgatgctgggaaagattgaaggtgggagaagaaggggacgatagaggatgagattgttggatggcatcaccaatgcgatggacataagttgagaaagctctgggacttggtgatggacagggaagcctggcgtgctgcagtccatggggttgcaaagagttggagacaactaagtgactggactgatgctgtaaaaatattcatttttatcagTTTTGATAGAGCTCAAACAGGTATTTGACAAAACATTTGGTAAACACTTTCCTTTTTTCAACTACTTCTTTTAGGACTGTATACATATAGTGTATGCGTATATTCTCTATTAATAATgataggaagaaatggaaaatcaatCAATGGTACATTTTTgcctattaaaaatttaaatgtatggaAACTTGAA
The sequence above is a segment of the Capra hircus breed San Clemente chromosome 23, ASM170441v1, whole genome shotgun sequence genome. Coding sequences within it:
- the LOC102191477 gene encoding olfactory receptor 2W1-like, giving the protein MDQRNCTSLHGFILLGFSDHPKLEMVLSGVVIVFYLITLVGNTAIILASLLDSHLHTPMYFFLRNLSLLDLCFTTSIVPQMLVNLWGHDKTISYVGCVIQLYVYMWFGSIECLLLAVMSYDRFTAICKPLHYLVIMNPHLCLKMVITVWSISLANSLVLCTLTLNLPRCGNNLLDHFLCELPAMVKIACIDTTAVEMSVFALGIVIVLTPLILILISYGYIAKAVLRMKPKAGQRKAVNTCGSHLTVVSIFYGTIIYLYLQPGNNASKEQGKFLTLFYTIITPSLNPLIYTLRNKDMKDALKKLMRVKFTTLKRNWKS